The Streptomyces sp. ALI-76-A nucleotide sequence ACCGCGACGCCGGGCGCGGCGAGCGGGGAGCGGGCGTCGGGGTCGGAGGTCTCGGTCGGCAGGATGCGGTCGATGCGCCACCGCGCCGATCCTCCGGGGCCGTCCTCGTGCCGGGAGATGTCCGCGCCGAGCAGCCCCTGCCGGGTGCCGCGGCCCGAGCCGCCGCGCGGCATGACGTACGCGTGCGAGGTGCCGAGCTCGCCCTGGACCTCCCACAGGAGGTCGACGAGGTCGTCATGGGTGGCGACCCGCTCCAGCACCGGGCGGTAGCGGTCCAGGACACCGGTCCAGTCGACGCCGTTCATGTCCGGGTGCCAGAAGTGGTCCCGCATGATGCGGCCGGTCTCCTCGTACATCTGCCGCCACTCGGCCGACGGGTCGACCAGCTGGCGGATACGGCCGAGGTCGACGGTGATGTTGCTGTCGCTGTCGTCGTCGTTGGAGGCGCGCCGGTCGCTGGGGACGACCTTGAGCCGCCCGTCGGTCCACAGCAGCACCCGCTTGCCGTCGCCGCTGACCGCGAAGTGGTCGGCGTCGACGGCGAGGTGCTCCAGACGCTGCTGGACGAGGTCGTAGCGCTCCAGCTCGGTCTTGGGGTCGGGGTCGTCCGGGGTGGCCCGGGAGGAGCCGAGGACGCCCTGGACCGGGTGGCGCAGCCACAGCACGCCGTCCTTCGCGGCCCGCAGGTTGGAGTAGCGGGCGGCCTCGACGGGGAACGGCACGATCCGGTCGGCGAGCCCTTCCAGGTCGACCCGGGTGGCCGGGGCGCCCTCGCTGTCGGGGGTCTCGTCCTTGTCCGGGGCGTCGAAGGGGCGGCCGTGCCGCTGCGGCCCGAACGGCGAGGGCGTGGTCGCGGCCAGCGTGATCAGGTGCGGGCGGTCGCCGACCACGAAGGCCAGGTCGAAGACGTGCTCGTCGTAGACCGGGTCGAAGGAGCGGTTGGACAGGAAGGCGAGGTGCTTGCCGTCGAGGGTGAACGCGGGCGCGTAGTCCTGGAAGCGCAGCGGGGTCGCCTCGGTGACCGACAGGTCGGTGGTGTTGGCCAGCCGAAGCTGGCGCAGCGGGCGCGGGCCGGGGTGCGACCAGGCGAGCCAGCTGGAGTCGGGCGAGAAGACCAGCCCGGAGACGTCTCCGTCCTCGCTTCGGTCGACCTCGCGGACCTCGCCGGTCTCCCGTTCGACGAGCAGCACGCGTCCGTCGTGCGCGGCGACCGCGGCCCGGCTGCCGTCGGGCGCCATGGCGAGCCCGAGGACGCGGCCGAGCTGTCCGGCCGCGAGGCGGCGCGGGGTGGCGCCGGGGGCGAGCCCGGTGGCGGGCGCGAACTCCAGGGCGTCGTCGCCCTCCGCGTCCGTCACCCACACCACCCACTCCTCGCCGTCCGCGCGGAAGGTGCGCGGCAGCCGGGCCCGTACGCCGGGTTCGGCGGCGAGCGCGCGGGTGGGGCCGGCGCGGTGGGTGACCCAGTGGACCGCGCCGCGGACGCTGATCGCGCTGCCGCGGGCGGTGTGGTCGGGGGCGCCGGAGCCGAACCAGCGGGCGGCGTTCACCGGGTACGGCTGCCGGTCGGCGCGCTGCCCGCCGAGCCGTACGTCGAGCCGGCGCGGCTCGGCGCCGTCCAGATCGTCCAGGATCCACAGCTCACCGGCGGACACGTACACGACCCGGGTGCCGTCACCGGCGGCGTGCCGTGCGTAGAACCCTCCCCCACTCTCGGCTTCGCTGGAGCGGGAGGTGCCCCCAAGCGGGGTGTGCCGGCGCAGGTCGGACCCGTCGGCGAGGGAGGAGTACAGCGCGCCGACGCCTTCGTGGTCGGACAGGAACGCGATCCGGTCCCCGGCCCACACGGGGTACTCGAGGTTCCCGTCCAGCCCCTCGTGCAGCCGTGAGAACTCGCCGT carries:
- a CDS encoding S41 family peptidase → MTQPATSGSPAYLRFPHLHGELVAFTAEDDVWLAPLDGGRAWRVSADNVPVTHPRISPDGTTVAWTSTRDGAPEAHIAPVDGGPSKRLTHWGSQRTQVRGWTPDGQVLAVTTHGQANLRRSWAHAVPLDGGPATTLPYGIVGDVAHGGPGTVLLSAPMGREAAWWKRYRGGTAGKLWIDADGNGEFSRLHEGLDGNLEYPVWAGDRIAFLSDHEGVGALYSSLADGSDLRRHTPLGGTSRSSEAESGGGFYARHAAGDGTRVVYVSAGELWILDDLDGAEPRRLDVRLGGQRADRQPYPVNAARWFGSGAPDHTARGSAISVRGAVHWVTHRAGPTRALAAEPGVRARLPRTFRADGEEWVVWVTDAEGDDALEFAPATGLAPGATPRRLAAGQLGRVLGLAMAPDGSRAAVAAHDGRVLLVERETGEVREVDRSEDGDVSGLVFSPDSSWLAWSHPGPRPLRQLRLANTTDLSVTEATPLRFQDYAPAFTLDGKHLAFLSNRSFDPVYDEHVFDLAFVVGDRPHLITLAATTPSPFGPQRHGRPFDAPDKDETPDSEGAPATRVDLEGLADRIVPFPVEAARYSNLRAAKDGVLWLRHPVQGVLGSSRATPDDPDPKTELERYDLVQQRLEHLAVDADHFAVSGDGKRVLLWTDGRLKVVPSDRRASNDDDSDSNITVDLGRIRQLVDPSAEWRQMYEETGRIMRDHFWHPDMNGVDWTGVLDRYRPVLERVATHDDLVDLLWEVQGELGTSHAYVMPRGGSGRGTRQGLLGADISRHEDGPGGSARWRIDRILPTETSDPDARSPLAAPGVAVRAGDAVVAVGGVPVDPVTGPGPLLVGTADKPVELTVSPSGGGEVRHAVVVPVADEEPLRYHAWVADRRAYVHEKSGGRLGYLHVPDMQAPGWAQIHRDLRVEVAREGLIVDIRENRGGHTSQLVIEKLARRIVGWAVPRGMRPYSYPQDAPRGPVVAVANEFSGSDGDIVNAAIRALGIGPVVGTRTWGGVIGIDSRYRLVDGTLITQPKYAFWLEGHEWGVENHGVDPDVEVVQRPQDYAAGRDTQLDEAIRLALEALEDSPAKTPPELPA